Proteins encoded by one window of Lepeophtheirus salmonis chromosome 10, UVic_Lsal_1.4, whole genome shotgun sequence:
- the LOC121125158 gene encoding uncharacterized protein — MAPTTSRNKVKNEDNIMGRILVKKDKLVVLCRKISFKTVIGHHKTYQVEDIYKRESLRCRIMSPENKSPSACTSKDVLIRIKQRIGSAKRKTRSDLWTPANGGIQYSVFPKQSKIPVSEIPLESVTLLESQAKSEEVIDSIASSSWRENDNMAHHRTYIISKKGDEDIPLDGNLIPIIRGILDFDGKFDPEHRSSDAEDDVDESSTGDGASHQNGTNKRKYVDIYDLGFRRASLNESNFYSTSSASFVRGRFSSSSSLSNTKKRSLSPYGLKYDVFQCN; from the exons atgGCTCCAACAACTTCTCGAAACAAAGTTAAGAATGAAGATAACATCATGGGAAGGATATTAGTGAAAAAGGACAAATTAGTAGTTTTGTGTCGGAAAATATCCTTTAAAACTGTGATTGGACACCACAAAACGTATCAAGTAGAAGATATCTACAAAAGGGAGTCACTTCGATGCCGAATCATGTCTCCTGAAAATAAGAGCCCCTCCGCTTGTACATCTAAGGATGTCCTAATTCGAATAAAACAGAGAATTGGTTCAgccaaaagaaaaacaagatcTGATTTGTGGACTCCAGCTAATGGTGGAATTCAATATTCGGTTTTTCCGAAGCAAAGTAAAATT CCTGTTTCAGAAATACCATTAGAGTCCGTAACTCTCTTAGAGAGTCAAGCAAAGTCGGAAGAAGTTATCGATAGCATCGCTTCATCATCATGGAGGGAAAATGACAACATGGCTCACCACAGGACCTACATTATTTCGAAGAAAGGTGACGAGGACATACCCTTGGATGGTAATTTAATTCCAATCATTCGCGGTATTTTGGATTTTGATGGGAAATTCGATCCAGAACATCGGAGCTCTGATGCTGAAGATGATGTCGACGAGAGCTCTACTGGAGATGGTGCTTCGCACCAAAATGGAACaaataagagaaaatatgtagatatatatgaCTTGGGATTCCGAAGAGCGAGTTTAAATGAGAGTAACTTTTACTCAACTTCATCCGCTTCTTTTGTTCGAGGTAGATTCTCATCGAGTTCTTCTCTCTCGAATACTAAAAAGAGATCCTTAAGTCCTTATGGGTTAAAATATGACGTCTTTCAATGCAATTAG
- the LOC121125157 gene encoding disks large 1 tumor suppressor protein: MLNGGGNNSNYSSAPDVSSAKRRSDDRHFPRESREVTLERDERGGGLGFNIVGGEDAEGGRIFISFVLAGSPADLCVGGGELRRGDQILAVNEEDLMGATHEHAARILKSVPPGLVRFRVQYRPELYNAYEARLHEMQRTLTGTLVRTSPKRSLYVRALFDYDPSRDDGLPSRGLGFCYGDILHVTNASDEEWWQARKVLPNGDEAGLGIVPSKIRWERKQGKKNRRLQFHGSRSSTSLDRSSTHLSGGRRSKGQKIAFSRKFPFMKSRERLNRLDDEEDPPDRGREDIRTTLSNNNTLLPVLTYEPVMEIDLEFTRPVIILGPLKDRLNDDLMREFPDRFGSCVPHTTRPRREHEVDKRDYHFVPSVEKMERDIQTHLFIEAGQYNDNLYGTSVKSVQDVAAMRKHCILDVSANAIKRLHVAQLYPIAIFIRPKSIESVIEMNKRMTDEQAKKTFERALKLEHDFGEYFTAIVTGDTPEEIYEKVKDVIQEQSGDTIWVPSKEKL; the protein is encoded by the exons ATGCTAAACGGTGGAGGAAATAATTCGAATTATAGCAGCGCTCCGGATGTGAGCTCCGCTAAGCGACGTTCGGATGATCGCCACTTCCCCAGAGAGTCTCGAGAAGTTACTTTGGAGCGGGATGAGAGAGGAGGCGGATTGGGGTTCAATATTGTGGGTGGAGAAGATGCGGAAGGTGGAAGGATCTTTATTTCATTCGTACTGGCGGGGTCGCCCGCGGATCTCTGTGTTGGAGGAGGGGAACTCCGAAGAGGCGATCAAATACTGGCAGTGAATGAGGAGGATCTCATGGGTGCTACTCATGAGCATGCTGCAAGGATACTTAAAAGTGTTCCTCCCGGGCTCGTTCGTTTCAG gGTTCAGTACCGCCCGGAGTTATACAACGCATACGAGGCACGTTTACACGAAATGCAACGGACATTAACCGGCACTCTTGTAAGGACTAGCCCAAAGCGTAGCTTGTACGTCAGGgctttatttgattatgatcCTAGTAGAGATGATGGTTTACCATCAAGAGGGCTTGGCTTCTGCTACGGTGATATTTTACACGTAACTAACGCGAGTGATGAAGAATGGTGGCAAGCACGAAAGGTTTTGCCGAATGGAGATGAGGCCGGCTTAGGAATTGTACCATCAAAAATCCGCTGGGAACGAAAACAGGGGAAAAAGAATCGAAGACTTCAGTTTCATGGTAGTCGGAGCTCTACGAGTCTAGATCGTTCCTCGACTCATTTAAGTGGTGGACGGCGTAGCAAAGGACAAAAGATTGCTTTCAGTagaaaatttccttttatgaaGTCTAGAGAGCGATTAAATCGtcttgatgatgaagaagatccTCCTGACAGGGGTAGGGAAGACATAAGGACTACTCTAAGTAACAATAACACACTTCTTCCTGTATTAACTTATGAGCCTGTTATGGAAATAGATTTGGAATTCACTCGGCCTGTCATTATTCTTGGTCCACTCAAAGATAGACTAAATGATGATTTAATGCGAGAGTTTCCTGATCGTTTTGGGTCATGTGTTCCTCATACTACTCGACCAAGAAGAGAGCATGAAGTTGATAAGAGAGACTATCATTTTGTGCCTAGTGTTGAAAAAATGGAGCGTGACATTCAAACGCATTTGTTCATTGAAGCAGGTCAATATAACGACAATCTCTACGGTACCTCTGTTAAATCTGTTCAGGATGTTGCAGCAATGAGAAAACATTGTATTTTAGACGTTTCTGCTAATGCAATTAAGCGGCTGCACGTTGCGCAACTATATCCTATCGCTATTTTCATTCGACCCAAGAGTATTGAGTCTGttatagaaatgaataaaagaatgaCGGATGAGCAAGCAAAAAAGACTTTTGAGCGTGCTCTTAAATTGGAACATGATTTTGGGGAGTATTTCACTGCTATTGTTACAGGGGACACTCCTGAAGAGATTTATGAAAAGGTGAAGGATGTCATTCAAGAACAGTCTGGTGATACTATTTGGGTGCCAtcgaaagaaaaattataa